In Eupeodes corollae chromosome 3, idEupCoro1.1, whole genome shotgun sequence, a single genomic region encodes these proteins:
- the LOC129951383 gene encoding coiled-coil domain-containing protein 1-like, protein MLDTGLPSLDNNAIDTDSPVKRDELQEDTLALSPTEGLNVDVDVVATLEGEDTPDLAGNTIKSEQLSELVDAENVNEEGIKLSSSSATSSSEAEEDETDGKKDDSNDEINESIVVNQSAEDAVEELEELLEKRQELQEVIAKKQMQALVDSVGEKLSMADADEERFADEVEKMVDEAQADVVADVDADEDKEDETIEEATQKPYNQEKHSLREDVSSSDEEDDNEEKESEDENERSDISKNEGLESEWGGINIVSLDDKNILTNEIDAYESVPVDLSNDIAINDIMADQGVPINEHAELIDVEKLTSAGPQDADGLAGEESSSRLEILADIK, encoded by the coding sequence ATGTTGGACACCGGTCTGCCATCATTGGACAACAACGCCATCGACACTGACAGTCCTGTCAAGCGTGATGAACTTCAAGAGGACACCCTGGCCCTATCCCCCACTGAAGGATTGaacgttgatgttgatgttgtagCCACCCTGGAAGGCGAGGATACTCCAGATCTTGCTGGCAATACAATAAAAAGCGAACAGCTCTCAGAGCTCGTGGATGCAGAAAATGTTAATGAGGAAGGCATCAAGTTATCGTCGTCGTCTGCGACGTCCTCGTCAGAAGCGGAGGAGGATGAAACTGATGGAAAGAAGGACGATAGTAACGACGAAATTAATGAATCAATCGTCGTAAATCAGAGTGCCGAAGATGCTGTCGAGGAACTTGAGGAGCTGTTGGAAAAACGACAAGAACTCCAAGAAGTCATCGCCAAGAAACAGATGCAAGCTTTAGTGGATTCGGTTGGGGAGAAGTTATCAATGGCTGACGCTGACGAGGAACGTTTTGCCGACGAAGTTGAAAAGATGGTCGATGAGGCTCAAGCTGatgttgttgctgatgttgaCGCTGACGAGGATAAGGAGGACGAGACCATTGAAGAAGCTACACAAAAGCCATACAATCAAGAGAAGCATTCATTGCGCGAAGATGTCTCATCTTCAGATGAGGAAGACGACAACGAAGAAAAAGAGTCAGAGGACGAGAACGAGAGGAGTGACATTTCCAAGAACGAAGGCTTGGAATCCGAGTGGGGTGGCATTAACATCGTTAGTCTGGATGACAAGAATATTTTGACAAACGAAATCGATGCGTACGAGAGTGTACCGGTTGATTTGTCAAATGACATAGCTATAAACGACATAATGGCTGATCAGGGAGTTCCAATCAATGAGCATGCGGAACTTATTGATGTGGAAAAATTGACATCTGCAGGACCCCAAGATGCTGACGGTCTCGCTGGTGAGGAATCATCAAGTAGGCTTGAAATTTTGGCAGAtattaagtaa